In Arthrobacter sp. B3I4, the following proteins share a genomic window:
- a CDS encoding ABC transporter substrate-binding protein — MSHPIDVGSVLGGRYKVTAMVLTSHDHDLVLDGVDQVLNRPVSILVAGPGNADQVAQGAREVATGERPGHVQILDLGVSDATTYLITNHTSAADLLDLVVSSNPPYVEPFFTDTLGSEIFGQPRSTEPETYDGLYDDEEIDAGYINYGEQHRPAGQRPAAPSAPPQRVPAPPASSPGAGSRGPAARDSSGSGSQGRSGASARGAGAQGAGASGVVAGAAAVAAGSAGAAAAKAAKSPKTAPQQAAPQATAAQPVQTAAQAAPAAKTPKVSLWKGDDYDDAEPDERTAARQRAGSTGAAAGRAAGSFPVLAKKTPSTDRYEEYEDDTDDDEPRREPRSMRWLVGALLAAVLVIGLIFAVTNLGGLFKGGTPEAAKTTAPASAPQQTEAPSAAPSAPPAAAPPAIESVTRQGNFDFAATYDRDLVKTYDGNAASYWSDMEFASDSWGGFAPDGVPLVVKLKDEAQISSVTLSQLGASGGSISVFTNDQPSLEGAKLVGSNSFTSPELTMPLQEPVTAQYVIVSIKSLPKLAAPKTRYGFGLRLAEIKVQ; from the coding sequence GTGTCCCACCCGATCGATGTCGGATCAGTACTTGGCGGCCGCTACAAGGTCACAGCCATGGTACTGACTTCGCATGACCATGATCTGGTGCTGGACGGGGTGGACCAGGTACTCAACCGCCCGGTGAGCATCCTCGTCGCCGGCCCTGGCAACGCCGACCAGGTGGCCCAGGGCGCCCGGGAAGTGGCAACCGGTGAACGTCCGGGGCACGTCCAGATCCTGGACCTTGGGGTCAGCGACGCCACCACCTACCTCATCACCAACCACACCTCGGCTGCCGACCTGCTCGACCTCGTCGTCAGCTCCAACCCTCCCTATGTGGAGCCGTTCTTCACCGACACACTGGGCAGCGAAATCTTCGGTCAGCCGCGCTCCACCGAGCCGGAAACCTACGACGGTCTCTACGACGACGAGGAAATCGACGCGGGATACATTAACTACGGTGAGCAGCACCGGCCGGCCGGTCAGCGTCCCGCGGCGCCCTCCGCGCCGCCGCAGCGTGTACCTGCTCCGCCGGCGTCCTCGCCGGGCGCAGGCTCCCGTGGCCCCGCTGCCCGCGACTCCAGCGGGTCCGGCTCGCAAGGCAGGAGCGGCGCCAGTGCCCGGGGTGCCGGTGCCCAGGGTGCCGGTGCTTCCGGCGTCGTCGCTGGTGCCGCCGCTGTAGCGGCTGGTTCCGCCGGTGCCGCCGCCGCCAAGGCTGCCAAATCCCCGAAGACCGCCCCCCAGCAAGCGGCTCCGCAGGCTACCGCCGCCCAGCCGGTGCAGACTGCTGCGCAAGCAGCGCCGGCTGCAAAGACTCCCAAAGTCTCGCTTTGGAAAGGCGATGACTACGACGACGCCGAGCCTGACGAGCGGACCGCGGCGAGGCAACGCGCTGGATCCACCGGAGCGGCTGCCGGTCGGGCAGCGGGTAGTTTCCCGGTTCTCGCCAAGAAGACCCCGTCCACGGACCGGTACGAGGAGTACGAAGACGACACCGACGACGACGAGCCGCGGCGTGAACCGCGGTCCATGCGTTGGCTGGTGGGCGCCCTGCTGGCTGCAGTGCTCGTGATCGGACTGATTTTCGCCGTCACGAACCTAGGCGGGCTTTTCAAGGGCGGCACGCCCGAAGCCGCCAAGACGACAGCGCCTGCCAGTGCCCCGCAACAAACCGAGGCGCCCTCCGCGGCCCCGAGTGCACCGCCGGCGGCAGCACCCCCGGCCATCGAGTCGGTCACCCGCCAGGGCAACTTCGATTTCGCCGCCACCTACGACCGGGACCTCGTCAAGACCTACGACGGCAACGCTGCCAGCTACTGGTCCGATATGGAGTTCGCCAGTGACAGCTGGGGCGGTTTCGCTCCTGACGGCGTTCCGCTCGTCGTCAAGCTCAAGGACGAGGCGCAGATATCGTCGGTGACCCTGAGCCAGCTTGGCGCCTCCGGTGGCAGCATCAGCGTCTTCACCAACGACCAGCCGTCGTTGGAAGGAGCCAAGCTGGTTGGCAGCAACAGCTTCACCTCCCCGGAACTCACCATGCCGCTGCAGGAGCCTGTCACGGCCCAGTACGTCATCGTTTCGATCAAGAGCCTTCCGAAGCTCGCAGCGCCAAAGACCCGCTACGGTTTCGGACTGCGGCTTGCGGAGATCAAGGTCCAGTAG
- a CDS encoding histidine phosphatase family protein — protein sequence MNAPSNTPRPQLWILRHGETEWSKSGQYTGLTDLPLTVEGEQQAVEARKVLDTVDFDLVLTSPLRRARRTAELAGFPDARMEPLAVEWDYGDYEGISSDLIRKDNPDYLIWTHGVPNGEDLDDVAARADKIVARVLESGLDNVLIVAHGHFSRILTARWLGLDAHQGRHFVLGTAKVCTLGWDKKTPAIVRWGL from the coding sequence GTGAACGCACCTTCCAATACTCCACGCCCGCAGCTCTGGATCCTGCGCCACGGCGAAACGGAATGGTCCAAAAGCGGGCAGTACACGGGCCTTACTGACCTCCCCCTCACCGTGGAAGGTGAGCAGCAGGCGGTGGAAGCGCGGAAAGTGCTCGACACCGTCGACTTCGACCTTGTGCTGACTTCCCCCCTCCGCCGTGCCCGCCGCACCGCGGAGCTGGCCGGCTTCCCGGATGCCCGGATGGAACCACTGGCGGTGGAATGGGATTACGGCGACTACGAGGGCATCAGTTCCGACCTCATCCGCAAGGACAATCCTGACTACCTGATCTGGACGCATGGCGTGCCGAACGGCGAAGACCTGGACGATGTCGCCGCCCGGGCCGACAAAATCGTGGCCCGCGTATTGGAGTCCGGTCTGGACAACGTTCTCATCGTGGCGCACGGCCATTTCTCACGCATCCTCACCGCGCGCTGGCTGGGGCTTGATGCCCATCAAGGCCGGCACTTTGTCCTGGGCACCGCCAAGGTTTGCACCCTCGGTTGGGACAAGAAGACCCCCGCTATCGTCCGCTGGGGACTCTGA
- a CDS encoding NUDIX hydrolase, translated as MAHPVPSAPGRRTNAPLPSAIGANVAPAQHLGQASLPTVEEISAGGVVVDTSDAELRVAIIARLNRGGRLEWCLPKGHPEGNESNEEAAVREIAEETGIEGKILAPLGSIDYWFTVSGHRVHKTVHHYLLQATGGELTIENDPDQEAVDVAWVPLHELARRLSFPNERRIADLAREVLPEHS; from the coding sequence ATGGCCCATCCCGTACCGAGCGCTCCCGGCAGGAGGACAAACGCACCGTTGCCATCGGCAATCGGTGCCAACGTCGCGCCAGCCCAGCATTTGGGACAGGCTTCGCTGCCGACCGTCGAGGAAATCTCCGCCGGCGGGGTCGTCGTGGACACATCCGACGCCGAATTGCGGGTTGCGATCATTGCCCGCCTCAACCGCGGCGGGCGCCTCGAGTGGTGCCTGCCGAAGGGCCACCCGGAGGGGAACGAAAGCAACGAAGAAGCCGCGGTGCGCGAAATCGCCGAGGAAACCGGAATTGAGGGCAAGATCCTGGCGCCGCTCGGGAGCATTGACTACTGGTTCACGGTCAGTGGGCACCGGGTACACAAGACGGTGCACCACTATCTGTTGCAGGCCACGGGTGGGGAACTGACGATTGAGAATGACCCGGACCAGGAGGCCGTCGACGTTGCCTGGGTCCCGCTTCACGAACTGGCCCGCCGGCTCTCCTTCCCCAATGAGCGCCGGATCGCGGACCTCGCACGGGAAGTCCTGCCCGAGCACAGCTGA
- a CDS encoding CCA tRNA nucleotidyltransferase, producing the protein MAHAHHQTDSSTIDFQVDPVVLELGQRFVDAGHELSLVGGPVRDLFLCRVSPDLDFTTDATPDETVALIKKWADTYWEIGRAFGTIGMRKAGFQIEITTYRAEAYDPESRKPVVAFGSSLTDDLLRRDFTINAMALRLPGMELVDPFGGVRDLHSSTLATPGSPEDSFSDDPLRMMRAARFAAQLGVAVHPEVRAAMTTMAERIKIISAERVRDELVKLISAARPRTGVDLLVETGLAEFVLPEVSALRLESDEHHRHKDVYQHSLQVLEQAAALESAADGPVPGPDFVLRFAALMHDVGKPATRRFEPGGAVSFRHHDMVGAKLTSKRMKALRFDNDTTKAVARLVELHMRFYGYGEAGWSDSAVRRYVTDAGPLLERLHRLTRSDVTTRNQRKADRLAFAYDDLETRIAALREQESLDAVRPDLDGGRIMALLGLKPGPVVGRAYKFLLEERMEHGPLEPAVAEAKLQEWWAAQPEAAAVDVSPTEES; encoded by the coding sequence ATGGCGCACGCACATCACCAAACTGATTCTTCCACCATCGATTTTCAGGTAGACCCGGTGGTCCTCGAGCTTGGGCAGCGCTTTGTCGACGCCGGACACGAACTTTCCCTCGTGGGAGGGCCGGTGCGCGACCTCTTCCTGTGCCGGGTGTCGCCGGACCTGGACTTCACCACTGATGCCACCCCGGATGAGACAGTGGCGTTGATCAAAAAGTGGGCCGACACCTATTGGGAGATCGGACGCGCCTTCGGAACTATCGGGATGCGCAAGGCCGGGTTCCAGATCGAAATCACCACCTACCGCGCCGAGGCTTACGATCCGGAGTCACGAAAGCCAGTCGTGGCGTTCGGGTCGTCCCTTACAGATGACCTGCTGCGGCGGGATTTCACGATCAACGCGATGGCCCTGCGGCTGCCGGGGATGGAACTGGTGGACCCGTTCGGCGGCGTCCGGGATCTGCATTCCTCGACCCTGGCGACTCCCGGTTCTCCGGAAGACTCCTTCTCCGATGACCCGCTGCGGATGATGCGCGCCGCCCGCTTCGCTGCCCAGCTCGGGGTGGCCGTGCATCCGGAAGTGCGTGCGGCCATGACGACGATGGCTGAGCGGATCAAGATCATTTCCGCGGAGCGGGTCCGTGACGAGCTGGTGAAGCTGATCAGTGCCGCCCGGCCCCGGACCGGCGTCGACCTGCTGGTCGAGACGGGGCTGGCTGAGTTTGTGCTTCCCGAGGTGTCGGCCTTGCGCCTGGAGTCCGATGAGCACCATCGTCACAAAGACGTCTACCAGCACTCGCTTCAGGTCCTGGAGCAGGCGGCGGCACTCGAATCGGCTGCCGACGGACCTGTTCCCGGCCCTGATTTCGTGCTTCGCTTCGCTGCCCTGATGCACGACGTCGGCAAGCCGGCCACGCGCCGCTTCGAGCCGGGCGGTGCGGTCAGCTTCCGGCACCACGACATGGTCGGGGCCAAGCTGACTTCCAAGCGGATGAAAGCCCTCCGGTTTGATAATGACACTACAAAAGCCGTGGCACGCCTTGTGGAACTTCACATGCGCTTCTACGGGTACGGCGAAGCCGGCTGGAGCGACTCCGCGGTCCGCCGCTATGTCACCGACGCCGGCCCGCTGCTGGAGCGCCTGCACCGGTTGACCCGCTCGGACGTGACCACCCGCAACCAGCGCAAGGCTGACAGGCTCGCCTTCGCCTATGACGACCTTGAGACGAGGATTGCCGCGTTGCGGGAGCAGGAATCCCTCGACGCCGTCCGTCCCGATCTTGACGGCGGCCGGATCATGGCCTTGCTGGGTCTCAAGCCCGGGCCGGTCGTGGGCCGGGCCTACAAATTCCTGCTGGAAGAGCGGATGGAGCACGGCCCCCTGGAGCCTGCCGTGGCCGAAGCCAAGCTTCAGGAGTGGTGGGCGGCGCAGCCGGAAGCTGCCGCCGTCGACGTTTCCCCTACAGAGGAGTCCTAA
- the trxA gene encoding thioredoxin, whose amino-acid sequence MSNAKDVTDASFSTDVLAADKPVIVDFWAEWCGPCRKLSPILDEISVEYGEKVNVVKVNVDDNPGIAAEYGITSIPAVYLFQGGEVKGTVIGARPKQFFEKEFADVLS is encoded by the coding sequence ATGAGCAACGCAAAAGATGTAACAGACGCCAGCTTCAGCACCGACGTGCTGGCCGCCGACAAGCCCGTCATCGTCGATTTCTGGGCTGAATGGTGCGGCCCGTGCCGCAAACTCAGCCCTATCCTCGACGAGATCTCAGTCGAATACGGCGAGAAGGTCAACGTCGTCAAGGTGAACGTCGACGACAACCCCGGAATAGCAGCGGAGTACGGTATCACCTCGATACCGGCTGTTTACTTGTTCCAGGGCGGCGAAGTCAAGGGAACCGTCATTGGCGCACGGCCAAAGCAGTTCTTCGAAAAGGAATTCGCCGACGTCCTGTCCTAA
- the murJ gene encoding murein biosynthesis integral membrane protein MurJ has product MSAAKPSPDKPAPSAAAATPAAHAGEARSSAIMAAGTLVSRFLGFVKTWMLAAALGLGSTVTDTFVNANNLPNLIFLLVAGGVFNAVLVPQIIKASKAADRGADYISRLLTLAVVVLLSLTLLVTLLAPWVIELTTQGYSPQQKALAVSFAFWCLPQIFFYGLYALLTQVLNANGAFGPAMWAPILNNIVAIAGLGMFIWILGANDASNPHTLDNWGSFQTFLVAGFSTIGVIAQTAILMIPVFRLRLGLRPRFGWRGVGLGQAAKLSVWTLSTAAVGQLAFLYVMRIATIPGAERLRLEKAGDHAAAATLPGNAVLEVASQLYLLPHSIIALSLATVLFNRMTRASQDGDRAGLRRALSHGLRTMAVATVFGALALFALAGPLGMFFSGGQRQDGVMLAQTLTILALSTPFMSANFMMSRVFYANEDARTPFFIQLVLALVNVVAAFFIQFLPFDQIIFAIAILYTGGNILSVMVSAFFLRRLLGHLDGPRVASSYIRMGYAALGSALAAAGALWLLGSYQPDGFAWSSRPAALVTVVVVGPVMLAVYFLLLKILRVTELQDLLQPLLGRLRRSPAEAPHRAAGADAGTDTRTSDALASEAPVPARPTQERATTSMDTGLIPRISGEFDTASFRVGPNLREEEEPGGHSDGGYLPEEELPGTARASQGRPEIPLPGRRTYQGQSGQNPYFPFGRRTKK; this is encoded by the coding sequence ATGTCTGCTGCCAAGCCCTCGCCCGATAAGCCTGCCCCGTCCGCGGCCGCCGCCACCCCAGCCGCCCACGCCGGAGAGGCACGTTCCAGCGCCATCATGGCCGCCGGAACGCTGGTTTCGCGTTTCCTGGGCTTCGTAAAGACCTGGATGCTCGCGGCAGCCCTGGGCCTCGGCTCCACCGTCACCGACACGTTCGTCAACGCCAACAACCTGCCCAACCTGATCTTCCTGCTGGTGGCCGGCGGCGTCTTCAACGCGGTACTGGTCCCGCAGATCATCAAGGCAAGCAAGGCCGCGGACCGCGGAGCCGACTACATCAGCCGGCTGCTGACCTTGGCCGTCGTGGTGTTGCTTTCGCTGACGTTGCTGGTGACCCTGCTCGCGCCATGGGTGATCGAGCTGACCACCCAGGGCTATTCGCCGCAACAAAAGGCCCTGGCCGTATCGTTTGCTTTCTGGTGCCTGCCGCAGATCTTCTTCTACGGCCTGTACGCCCTGCTCACCCAGGTCCTGAACGCCAACGGGGCGTTCGGACCCGCCATGTGGGCCCCGATCCTTAACAACATCGTCGCGATCGCCGGCCTGGGCATGTTCATTTGGATCCTGGGAGCTAATGACGCCAGCAACCCGCACACACTCGATAACTGGGGGTCATTCCAGACCTTCCTCGTGGCGGGCTTCTCCACCATCGGTGTCATTGCCCAGACCGCCATTTTGATGATTCCGGTGTTCCGGTTGCGGCTGGGGCTGCGGCCCCGCTTCGGCTGGCGCGGCGTGGGCCTGGGCCAGGCAGCCAAACTCAGCGTCTGGACGCTGTCAACCGCCGCCGTCGGGCAGCTCGCCTTCCTCTACGTCATGCGCATCGCGACGATCCCCGGCGCCGAGCGCCTCAGGCTGGAAAAGGCCGGCGACCACGCGGCCGCGGCCACCCTTCCTGGCAACGCGGTGCTGGAAGTCGCCAGCCAGCTTTACCTGCTCCCGCACTCCATCATCGCGCTCTCTCTGGCCACCGTGCTCTTCAACCGCATGACCCGGGCATCCCAGGACGGCGACCGGGCCGGGCTGCGCAGGGCGCTGTCCCACGGTCTGCGGACCATGGCGGTAGCCACCGTGTTTGGTGCGCTGGCGCTCTTCGCCCTCGCCGGGCCGCTGGGCATGTTCTTCTCCGGCGGGCAGCGTCAGGACGGGGTCATGCTGGCCCAGACGCTCACCATCCTGGCCCTGAGCACGCCGTTCATGAGCGCGAACTTCATGATGTCGCGGGTCTTCTACGCCAACGAAGACGCCCGGACCCCGTTCTTTATCCAGCTGGTGCTGGCCCTCGTCAACGTGGTGGCCGCCTTCTTCATCCAGTTCCTGCCCTTTGACCAGATCATTTTCGCCATCGCGATCCTCTATACCGGCGGCAATATCCTCTCGGTCATGGTCAGTGCGTTCTTCCTCCGCCGGCTTCTCGGGCACTTGGACGGTCCACGCGTGGCCAGCTCCTACATCCGCATGGGTTACGCGGCACTCGGCTCGGCGCTGGCCGCTGCCGGAGCGCTGTGGTTGCTGGGCAGCTACCAGCCTGACGGCTTCGCCTGGAGCAGCCGGCCGGCGGCCCTGGTGACCGTCGTCGTCGTCGGTCCAGTCATGCTGGCTGTTTACTTCCTCCTGCTCAAGATCCTTCGTGTGACCGAACTGCAGGACCTGCTGCAGCCTCTGCTGGGAAGACTGCGGCGCAGTCCCGCCGAGGCGCCACACCGGGCCGCCGGGGCTGACGCCGGTACCGACACCCGCACGAGTGACGCCCTCGCCAGTGAAGCTCCCGTACCTGCCAGGCCCACCCAGGAAAGGGCCACCACCTCGATGGATACCGGCCTCATCCCGCGAATTTCGGGGGAGTTCGACACCGCTTCCTTCCGGGTAGGGCCAAACCTCCGGGAAGAGGAGGAACCGGGCGGGCATTCCGACGGCGGATACCTCCCTGAGGAGGAGCTGCCCGGCACCGCCCGGGCCAGCCAGGGCCGGCCGGAGATTCCCTTACCCGGCCGCCGGACCTACCAGGGCCAGTCGGGGCAGAACCCTTATTTCCCCTTCGGCCGCCGGACTAAAAAATAG
- the trxB gene encoding thioredoxin-disulfide reductase has product MSNAENTASEVRDVIIVGSGPAGYTAAVYTARADLKPLLLAGSVTAGGELMNTTDVENYPGFPEGIMGPDLMENFEKQAARFGTQIEFEDVTDLDIDGDIKTVTIATEETFRARAIILSTGSAYRELGLPNEKRLSGHGVSWCATCDGFFFKDQDIAVVGGGDSAMEEALFLTKFARSVTVVHRRETLRASKIMADRALAHEKIKFIWNTAVEDVLGGDKVSGLRLKNLLDGTETELAVTGVFVAIGNDPRTDLVKGKLDLSPEGTIAVEGRTSKTSVKGVFAAGDVIDPTYRQAITASGSGCVAALDVEHYLADLHA; this is encoded by the coding sequence GTGAGCAACGCAGAAAACACCGCGTCCGAGGTACGTGATGTCATCATCGTCGGCTCCGGGCCTGCCGGCTACACGGCGGCGGTGTACACGGCGCGTGCCGACCTCAAGCCGCTGCTTCTGGCAGGTTCTGTAACCGCAGGCGGCGAGCTCATGAACACCACCGACGTCGAAAACTACCCAGGCTTCCCCGAGGGCATCATGGGCCCGGACCTGATGGAGAACTTCGAGAAGCAGGCCGCCCGGTTCGGCACCCAGATCGAGTTCGAGGACGTCACCGACTTGGACATCGACGGTGACATCAAGACGGTCACTATCGCCACCGAAGAGACCTTCCGCGCCCGGGCCATCATCTTGTCGACCGGCTCCGCCTACCGCGAACTGGGTCTGCCCAACGAGAAGCGCCTGTCCGGCCACGGAGTGAGCTGGTGTGCAACCTGCGACGGTTTCTTTTTCAAGGACCAGGACATCGCAGTGGTCGGCGGAGGTGACTCAGCCATGGAAGAGGCACTGTTCCTGACCAAGTTCGCCAGGTCGGTGACGGTCGTACATCGGCGGGAAACCTTGCGCGCATCGAAAATCATGGCGGATCGTGCACTTGCCCACGAGAAGATCAAGTTCATCTGGAACACTGCTGTGGAAGACGTGCTGGGCGGGGACAAGGTCAGCGGACTTCGGTTGAAGAACCTTCTAGACGGCACGGAAACTGAACTTGCTGTCACTGGAGTTTTCGTGGCGATCGGAAATGATCCCCGCACCGACCTCGTCAAGGGCAAGCTTGACCTTTCGCCGGAAGGGACGATCGCCGTCGAGGGCCGTACATCCAAGACGAGCGTCAAGGGCGTCTTCGCCGCCGGTGACGTCATTGACCCGACCTACCGTCAAGCCATCACCGCATCCGGTTCCGGATGTGTGGCTGCCCTCGACGTCGAGCACTACCTCGCAGACCTCCACGCCTGA